The following proteins are co-located in the Hevea brasiliensis isolate MT/VB/25A 57/8 chromosome 11, ASM3005281v1, whole genome shotgun sequence genome:
- the LOC131170666 gene encoding linoleate 13S-lipoxygenase 3-1, chloroplastic-like produces the protein MARTMERLGSFMVMDKYFSFPSFTKSKDSDFTTSLFPSLGNNKRSHQKMMRKLRTTTVAALIVYNPIMEALEEKPMKLIITADVTLRNGDMEYWEKMLHFSNNTDPSHRGVVFQLVSTDIDPRTMQANLSIEATLEWSKSNKTEAKQVTYKVEFQVDSNFGVPGAITVINKYHKEFYLESFTIEGVVHFACNSWVQPDKIHPDKRIFFFNKQAYLPCQTPLGLKELREVELEQLRGDRKGVRKLSDRIYDYDVYNDLGNPDRGMEYSRPTLGGENCPYPRRCRTGHHPNNADVSTESPVNEQTPMYVPRDEALDDSKTKAVAAGKLKGLLKNLIPTLRNASMNSDSIKDFSEINSLYKRRTPLGVQLPIENWSRLPLPSMLTKIPQSIKEIYKFDPPNGISLSGGASCCLRDDEFGRLTLRGLNPLSIERLKIFPPVSKLNPSIYGPQESSLKEEHISGYLNGMTVQQALEEKKLFILDYHDIYLPFLNRINALGERKAHATRTIFFLTPLGTLKPIAIELSLPPMDMNSPSRQVVTPPVDDTTYWLWQLAKAHVSSNDAGAHQLIHHWLRVHTCMEPFIIAAHRQLSVMHPVYKLLKPHMRDTLAINAQAREVLVNAKGIIECYFTPEKYCMEITQSAYRDWWRFDLEGLPADLIRRGLAEPDPTRKHGLRLLIEDYPYANDGLLIWSAIETLVRTYVNYYYPEASLVQYDTELQACYNEFINVGHADVSHADWWPKLSTPEDLTSFLTTILWIVTAQHAALNFGQYHYGGYIPVRPPYMRRLLPNQGNANFLADPQGHFLSSLPSLPETTYFMSVLDILSTHATDEQYIGGRKDLSAWGGDTEIIEAFYKFSMEIKKIEKEIERRNADPKLSNRCGPGIAPYELLLPSSGPGVTGRGVPNSISI, from the exons atggcaagaaccatgGAGCGTTTGGGTTCATTCATGGTGATGGACAAATATTTTTCTTTCCCCTCTTTTACTAAAAGCAAAGATTCTGATTTCACCACCTCTTTATTTCCCTCCTTGGGTAATAATAAGAGAAGTCATCAGAAAATGATGAGAAAGCTGAGAACTACAACTGTGGCTGCTCTTATTGTTTATAACCCCATTATGGAAGCATTAGAAGAAAAGCCTATGAAGCTTATTATCACAGCAGACGTGACTCTGAGGAATGGCGACATGGAATATTGGGAGAAAATGCTTCATTTTTCGAATAACACTGACCCTAGCCACAGAGGCGTTGTCTTCCAGCTCGTTAGCACCGACATTGATCCAA GGACAATGCAAGCAAACCTAAGCATCGAAGCTACATTAGAATGGTCCAAAAGCAATAAAACTGAGGCCAAACAAGTTACTTACAAAGTAGAATTTCAGGTAGATTCAAACTTTGGGGTTCCAGGAGCCATCACAGTGATTAATAAATATCACAAGGAATTCTATCTTGAAAGTTTCACCATTGAAGGAGTTGTCCACTTTGCTTGCAATTCTTGGGTTCAACCAGACAAGATTCATCCTGACAAAAGGATCTTTTTCTTTAACAAG CAGGCATATTTACCTTGTCAAACACCATTAGGGCTAAAAGAGCTTAGAGAGGTGGAACTTGAGCAATTAAGAGGTGATAGAAAGGGAGTAAGGAAATTATCAGATAGAATCTATGATTATGATGTATACAATGATTTAGGAAATCCTGACAGAGGAATGGAATATTCAAGACCAACTTTAGGAGGTGAGAATTGCCCATATCCAAGACGGTGTCGTACTGGACATCACCCAAACAACGCAG ATGTGAGCACAGAATCCCCAGTGAATGAACAAACGCCAATGTATGTGCCACGAGACGAAGCGCTTGACGATTCAAAAACTAAAGCTGTGGCTGCAGGAAAGTTGAAAGGATTGCTCAAAAATTTAATTCCTACACTAAGAAATGCCTCCATGAACAGTGATtctatcaaggatttttctgaaATTAATTCTCTGTATAAAAGGAGGACTCCCTTGGGAGTACAGTTACCAATTGAGAATTGGAGCAGGCTTCCACTGCCATCTATGCTCACCAAGATCCCGCAGTCCATAAAAGAAATATACAAATTTGACCCTCCAAATGGCATATCTC TTTCAGGGGGAGCGTCTTGCTGCTTGCGAGATGATGAGTTTGGTCGTTTAACACTTAGAGGTTTAAACCCTTTAAGCATCGAAAGGCTTAAG ATTTTTCCTCCTGTAAGCAAACTGAATCCCTCCATCTATGGTCCACAAGAATCTTCGCTCAAAGAAGAGCATATCTCAGGCTACCTTAATGGAATGACCGTACAGCAG GCATTAGAAGAGAAAAAGTTGTTCATTCTGGACTACCATGATATCTACCTTCCATTTCTGAATCGCATAAATGCTCTTGGTGAAAGGAAAGCTCATGCAACCCGTACAATATTTTTCTTGACTCCATTGGGAACATTGAAACCCATTGCCATTGAACTCAGCCTTCCACCTATGGATATGAATTCACCATCTAGGCAGGTTGTTACCCCTCCTGTGGATGATACCACTTATTGGCTCTGGCAACTAGCCAAAGCCCATGTTTCCTCCAATGATGCTGGTGCCCATCAACTAATTCATCACTG GTTGCGAGTTCATACATGCATGGAACCATTTATAATAGCTGCACACCGGCAATTAAGTGTGATGCACCCTGTTTACAAGCTTCTTAAGCCTCACATGCGAGATACATTGGCTATAAATGCACAGGCTCGTGAAGTTCTGGTCAATGCAAAAGGAATCATCGAGTGCTACTTCACTCCAGAAAAATACTGCATGGAGATTACTCAATCTGCCTATAGAGATTGGTGGAGATTCGACTTGGAGGGCCTTCCTGCTGACCTTATTAGAAG AGGACTGGCAGAGCCTGACCCAACCCGGAAACATGGGTTGAGATTGCTTATCGAAGATTATCCATATGCCAACGATGGACTTCTTATATGGTCGGCCATTGAGACATTGGTTAGAACCTATGTGAACTATTATTATCCAGAGGCAAGTTTAGTCCAATATGATACTGAGCTTCAAGCCTGCTATAATGAGTTCATCAACGTGGGTCATGCTGATGTTTCTCATGCCGATTGGTGGCCCAAACTCTCAACTCCAGAGGACCTCACCTCTTTCCTTACTACCATCCTATGGATTGTAACAGCACAGCACGCAGCATTAAATTTTGGGCAATATCATTATGGTGGGTACATCCCAGTTAGGCCACCCTATATGCGAAGGCTGTTGCCTAATCAAGGAAATGCAAATTTTCTTGCAGACCCACAAGGGCATTTCTTATCTTCACTGCCAAGTCTTCCTGAAACGACATATTTCATGTCTGTGCTTGATATACTTTCCACGCATGCAACGGATGAGCAATATATTGGTGGTAGGAAAGACCTTTCAGCATGGGGAGGTGACACTGAGATCATTGAAGCATTCTACAAATTCTCAATGGAGATAAAGAAGATTGAAAAAGAGATTGAAAGGAGAAACGCTGATCCGAAACTTAGCAACCGTTGTGGGCCTGGAATTGCACCTTATGAATTGCTCCTACCAAGCTCAGGTCCTGGCGTTACGGGCAGAGGGGTACCCAACAGTATATCAATCTGA